The following proteins are encoded in a genomic region of Grus americana isolate bGruAme1 chromosome 5, bGruAme1.mat, whole genome shotgun sequence:
- the SLC25A29 gene encoding mitochondrial basic amino acids transporter isoform X1: protein MALDFLAGCVGGAAGVLVGHPFDTVKVRLQVQNVEKPLYRGTFHCFQSIIKQESAFGLYKGIGSPMMGLTFINALVFGVQGNTLRALGKDTPLNQFLAGSAAGAIQCIICCPMELAKTRMQLQGTGEYKLKMKLYKNSLDCLIKIYRKEGLRGINRGMVSTFIRETPSFGFYFLTYDCMTRYLGCEAEDSYVIPKLLFSGGMSGIVSWLSTYPVDVIKSRLQADGVGGVTQYNGILDCVRKSYHEEGWRVFTRGLTSTLLRAFPVNAATFATVTVFLMYMRSEDNLRECEPGPVIQQPSSL from the exons GTTCGTCTACAAGTTCAAAATGTAGAGAAACCTCTCTACCGTGGGACCTTCCATTGCTTTCAGTCCATCATAAAGCAAGAATCT GCTTTTGGACTCTATAAAGGTATTGGGTCACCAATGATGGGACTTACCTTCATTAATGCGCTTGTGTTCGGTGTACAAGGAAACACACTTCGTGCTCTTGGAAAAGACACTCCTCTCAACCAGTTCCTTGCAGGGTCAGCGGCAGGGGCTATCCAGTGCATCATCTGCTGCCCCATGGAGTTGGCAAAGACAAGAATGCAGCTCCAAGGAACAGGTGAATACAAACTAAAAATGAAGCTCTACAAAAATTCTCTGGATTGTTTGATCAAAATCTATCGAAAGGAAGGGCTGAGGGGTATCAACAGGGGCATGGTCTCTACGTTCATAAGAGAGACTCCAAGCTTTGGCTTTTACTTCCTAACCTATGACTGCATGACCAGGTATTTAGGCTGTGAAGCTGAAGACAGTTATGTTATTCCCAAACTGCTGTTTTCGGGGGGGATGTCAGGAATCGTGTCCTGGCTCTCAACCTATCCCGTGGATGTGATCAAATCCCGGCTTCAGGCCGATGGAGTCGGAGGCGTTACCCAATACAACGGCATTTTAGACTGCGTCAGAAAGAGTTACCACGAAGAAGGCTGGAGGGTGTTCACAAGAGGTCTTACTTCCACCCTTCTCCGTGCTTTTCCTGTCAACGCAGCTACCTTTGCCACTGTCACTGTGTTCCTAATGTATATGAGGTCAGAAGACAACCTTCGTGAATGTGAACCAGGTCCAGTAatccagcagccttccagtttGTGA
- the SLC25A29 gene encoding mitochondrial basic amino acids transporter isoform X2 — protein MMGLTFINALVFGVQGNTLRALGKDTPLNQFLAGSAAGAIQCIICCPMELAKTRMQLQGTGEYKLKMKLYKNSLDCLIKIYRKEGLRGINRGMVSTFIRETPSFGFYFLTYDCMTRYLGCEAEDSYVIPKLLFSGGMSGIVSWLSTYPVDVIKSRLQADGVGGVTQYNGILDCVRKSYHEEGWRVFTRGLTSTLLRAFPVNAATFATVTVFLMYMRSEDNLRECEPGPVIQQPSSL, from the coding sequence ATGATGGGACTTACCTTCATTAATGCGCTTGTGTTCGGTGTACAAGGAAACACACTTCGTGCTCTTGGAAAAGACACTCCTCTCAACCAGTTCCTTGCAGGGTCAGCGGCAGGGGCTATCCAGTGCATCATCTGCTGCCCCATGGAGTTGGCAAAGACAAGAATGCAGCTCCAAGGAACAGGTGAATACAAACTAAAAATGAAGCTCTACAAAAATTCTCTGGATTGTTTGATCAAAATCTATCGAAAGGAAGGGCTGAGGGGTATCAACAGGGGCATGGTCTCTACGTTCATAAGAGAGACTCCAAGCTTTGGCTTTTACTTCCTAACCTATGACTGCATGACCAGGTATTTAGGCTGTGAAGCTGAAGACAGTTATGTTATTCCCAAACTGCTGTTTTCGGGGGGGATGTCAGGAATCGTGTCCTGGCTCTCAACCTATCCCGTGGATGTGATCAAATCCCGGCTTCAGGCCGATGGAGTCGGAGGCGTTACCCAATACAACGGCATTTTAGACTGCGTCAGAAAGAGTTACCACGAAGAAGGCTGGAGGGTGTTCACAAGAGGTCTTACTTCCACCCTTCTCCGTGCTTTTCCTGTCAACGCAGCTACCTTTGCCACTGTCACTGTGTTCCTAATGTATATGAGGTCAGAAGACAACCTTCGTGAATGTGAACCAGGTCCAGTAatccagcagccttccagtttGTGA